The sequence below is a genomic window from Falco rusticolus isolate bFalRus1 chromosome 8, bFalRus1.pri, whole genome shotgun sequence.
ATTAGCAGAGGGTAAACCTAGAGTGATTTTATTATCTAGCTCTTTGGTAAGTTTCCTAAAGAAAGCCTTGTAGTTTGCTTGCAAGCTTTCAAATGCTAAAACATttacacataaaaatattttgattttattttttctgtctggcTAGTTTCCCTTTGAGTTTGTCAGCTACTGAAAGAGATCTAAAGTTTATATATTCTTAGACTTGTAAGATGCACGGGAATATAACAGTTGAAGTACTCTATTCCAAGCAAATGTAGTAAATATTGCCAAACAATGCCACTGAATTTAAGTGTGAATCTAATGATTTTACCGCTGCTAAGATATAGCTGCCCAACGGGACCTAGAGTGCTCAATTATTAACCTGGGTTAGACACAACAGTCTTGTTTTGCTCCTTCGTCAGCAAAAGAGGTGAAAGCTTCAGCACTGTTCACATCTAGGAAAATTATTCCTTCCTTCACCTGTATTCTACATTGCAGAAGATTTCTAGGAGGCCAGGACGGGGTGCAGGAGATAGGCACAAAGTTGAAAGGTTGTGTGATACACAGAAGTTGTCCCTGGAGCTTTCAGTCACAGAGCAATTTGAGTTTCACTTTCTCCAAACGCTCCCAAAAATTTGTCATGAAGCTGCTGAGAGGCTATTTCCAGCATGACGTCACAATGAAAGTTGCACCCCAATTCACAGAGTCCCAAAGGGACATCCACCACTACCACAGTCATTTGTAGTACTAGAGATATGACAACACCAGTTGTGCATCCTATAGAAAGAGGATAAGGGCTTTGCTAGTCTTTGGGCCTGGTAGAAGTGTCCCTATGGACTCCTGCAGTCTTCAGATGGCTTTGTGCAATCTAGGCAAAACAAAGCCAGCTTTCACTTTCCAGTGTGACTGAGgttacttttgttttattgcagaTCACTTTCTTTGACAACAGAGTCTTCGAGGGCTGCTCCTGTGAAGCCATCACAGACCAGCCAGACCTGCGTGCCTATCTCAACTGCTGCAACTCTCTCAAGGTGGAAACTGGCTGCTGGATGGTCTATGAATATCCCAACGATATAGGCTATCAGTACCTCCTGAGGAAGGGAGAATATCCTGACTCCCAGCACTGGACTGGCTTCAGTGACTCCATTAGGTCTTGTTGTATCATCACAGCTGTAAGTTTTCCATATTGTCTCCATGTATGTTACTGCCTATATTAGAATCACCTAGTGGGGTTTAGACTCCCAAAGAGGTAGGTAAGTCAATTGGGATTCTTAGCCAAACAAATGGTTGGTTAGTActtgggggtgggtgggaaggttattatattaatttttattttaatagtatgTTTACCTGttagtttatatatatatataagcacTTCACCAATCTTCTAAAACCGCTCTGGCTATACATGATCTAAACTAGTAAGTTCAGTACAGAGCTGACAACAAAACCACATCTCCTATGTCCCAGTCAATGCTCTTCTTTCAAGGTAGACAAAGTTGGGGACTACACTACTACAGAGGCAACCTGACGCATCCTGTTGTAGAGCCACCACCATGTATTTGAGCTGCAAATGAAGGCATATTTGATTCATGAtagattgggtttttttctgaatactcCAGCCCAGAATAGATCTACGTTTCTCTCTCCCAGATTAATTCCCTGAAAGAGTTTTACTAAGAGGCGAGAGGTTGCCAAGATGTGAAAGATTTCAATACTCACACATAAGGCTAAGGATTTGAGATTTGGCCCAAGAATAGCCTTAAGAGTGGAAAATGTCCCTCCAATATTCATGAAAAGTTCATCCGTGTTGTAAGCTTTATCTATAATTCACAGTTTTCCTGTCCAGTAGAAGCTACATAGAAAATCACAGCAAGTTTCCAGATAGATTCCAACTACATAGGATAATACAGCTTGcaatttgtgtttgtttgtttttttgggttggttttggtttttgttttggttttttttttctctccagtgacACAGTTCTAGGCTTTGCTGAGCTAAGCCAAGTTCTGGGTCCAAGTGCTGAAAACTAGTGCACATTCTTGTGTCCTTTCAAGCTGTAACGGGAAAGAAGTCAGATGAGAAGGGTGAGAACAGGATGGACTGATGGGAAGTATCTGAGGAGCAGAGAAACTAAGAATTAATATGGAGGTAGAAAAAAATTCCTAGAATTAGGACACATTTATGCATGCTTTGCAGATTCAGAACAAGACTGTGCAGAAAGTTTGATTGCACAGACGTAGATACCAAAGTGTtgttggggtggttttgtttgtttttttttaaacagagtaaGATGTTGGTTTTGCACAGCAGCAGTTCTCTTGTGTCTATACAACTGCACTTGAGCACCTGCAAAAACTGTATTGAGCATTGACATAAgagcagaaagtattttttcaacATCAAATCTTTGCTGTGCTAGATATAAGAGTCAGAATCAGTCTTGAAGCAGTTTATTATCttagtaaatgaaaaacaaaaaaacctgcccaCCTAAAGCCATGCAACAAAAATAGGACCAGGAAAAGCTTCCCTCTGTCCCAGCCAGAGCCTTATCCAGTTATCACATCAACACCTAGGAACACCGAGGGCATGTGACTGCTGTGGCAATCCAGGTATATCACTGAGCTTATTTCTTACCTGCATGTACAGTTTAAGTGTAGTGATCTTGACTAGACCCTGCTTCTGCTTCCTACCGTACTGCAACGCTTTCAAAGCAACTGCAGTTCTACtctcactggaacagaaaggaCTCACAGCACCGCTGCTTTAAATTAGGACTCAGATTTATTACTGTTAAACTGACTTTTCTGCACATACTAGTGGCTATTCACTGTTGTGTTGCCAGCATCAGTATTCATCTAGCAAGCTGCAGTCACCTAGAACTGCCACCAGGCATCCTGTGCATCTGTGTCTGGATTTGCTTTCACCGCCCCAGGACCTCAGCCAGCTACAGATCTATAATAGGAATTACTTTGGAGGCAGAATATTGGAGTTCATAGGTAACTGCTCTTCTCTCCAGGTTGACTTTCACTACAGGGACATCCAGTCTTGTAACACACTTGAAGAAAGCTGGGTTTTCTATGAACAGCTGCACTTCTGAGGACCACAGTACCTCCTGAGGCCTGGTGAGTACCGATGATTCACTGACTCAGGTTCCATGACTGCCAAAGTTGGAAACTTCCAACCAATGTGGATATTTCCTAACCAGCACTTTCCCAAGCTATACGTCAATAAGCAGTGCCATTAGTACTTTATTAAGGCCAAGGAGTTTCAGAGCCTACATGGATTACGCTTCCTTTTCTTGCAGTGCTTGGCTGGGCTTTAAATAAAAGGCTGAATCAGAAAGTGTCTTGACTACAGTGGGCTTCAAAGACTGTGCTTGCCGGTAGGAGTAATTCTCCTGAAGTCAGTGGAGATGAGCTGGTAACACACAAGCTCACAGAAAACCTGCATCTAAATTGCCAAGTTGAATTCTAATCTGCAGTCTCAgatcaatttaaaaatagcctctttgaagaaaaatattatttcagaccttagaggaaaaaataaaatacaatattcaTTTATGACaatgaaaaaccaaaaatccacCTATGACTGAATCCATGGGACCAAATCTGTGCTTGAATTTATTACAGGGTGTACCTTACATCATGAATGGTCTCATAAAAGCAATGTCCTTCTTATAAATAGTTCTCCTGTGAATAGATTGGCAAGTTCTCAACCACAGTATCATCATGGAGGTACTGCATACCAAGCCTGCAGCTGTGACACAAGATGACTTAAGACagagcaaaacatttatttaccATGTTTATTAATAAGAACTACTTTTGTCAATGACTTTGTAGTGCTATAGGtatcaaaataaatctttcagtTGCTTATTCACTTCATGATGGAAAAACAGCCTTGGTGCCTAATAGTTCCCGCTGCCATTTGGCATTAAGTCCCAAATTCTGCACAGGATTGCATCGCTCCTATTTCCAGCTCAGGGCCTACACTATGCTCTTTTGTTTAGCCAGGACCTCACACTTGTAGACTTGAACTCATGTTGACCCTCCACAGCACAGAGAAGTAGCCACTTTCCCTAGAGTCTGGGGTTGGAAACCAGAAGAGAGACCCATTATGTTAGAAAGTCTACAACCGGTTTTGTGTGCAAGTGGGCCCCCACAAGTCTCACACATACTTTAACAGCATGCTGTTTATACAACACTGTAGGatctttaaaattctgctttcaagtTTTACAACACTAGCCATCATTCAGGTCTCCATACCATTTCTGTGTCAGGAGTTCGGCTAGCAGGATCCCTGGAGGATTCACAAGAGCACAGGGAAAGGTACAGCCTTGGTTTCACATCCTACTTAGAAGCAGGCACTGTGCTGCAGCCAACACCTAACATCCGAGAGGCCACAGTGCTAACATTTTGGAAGAATCCCATCTCTAGCAGCAGCTGGTGCTTTCCTAAGCCCATTTTCCTTTAGTTATTTCCCTTCATTGGCACTCTTCACGGAACCAAGAAGAGTTAGGCCCCAAGTTGCTATAGCAGGCATTCACAGGACAACCTTACCCTGTCAGCTGAGAGGGAACAAAGTTCAGACAGATCACCAGAGACCACCAACACCTACACATCCTTAAACCTTGGTTGCTGCcatgtggttgtttttttccctgacacaCTGATTGCTTTCACGAGCCATGCTGCAGATCCAGATCTGCTGAGCACTGCAACATAATGAAATCATTTATTAAACAACTTCTTAACTAAAGCAGAATGACTTGAAGTGCAAGTATGGTAACTTTACTGGTCACTGGCAATAACATGGTGGACAGTAAATGAATGGCTAACTTGGAATGAAATGTCAGTTTGGTGGAAGAAGCAGAACACTTTTGCCATGCAGTCTTGTGCAGCAGCAACTGGCATCTTTGagcctgcaaaataaaaacagctgtAGCATGAGTCCACACATGCTAGTGCTAACATAGCTAACCTGAATGACAGCAAAAGAGAGGGGCAGTTCTAAGCCTGAACACCCACCCACGAATCTTAACTGGCTGTTAGAACTCGTAAGAATCTAGGCTGACCAAAGCACATAAGCACATACTATATATTTAGTCTGGAAGAGTCTTTAAGATGTATCCTACACAAGAACATTCCTAGCACAGCTGCAAACTTGTTAGGCCTGTGGTAAGGGAGCCTGTGCtacagaaaaggagcagaagagatCAAGCCACTGCCTGGACCTTTTACAGTGGGGGATTCATTATATTGAAGGCCCCCTGTGGAAACAagctgaaaggagaaagcaCAAAATGACTCACCACAGTCCCAGGCTACCCTGGGGTAAATCCCTTCCTGAATTTAAGTCTGGTGAATGGTTTAACCCCACATAtatgaaagcagagcagcaatTTTGCAAACAACTAACAAGCCCTGAACTACCTGGGGTACGATATGACTGTGGTGACAGGAGGAAGAATAAACACTAATTAAGTTTGCTGGCTTACCCAATAGAACAATTGCACAGGCATTTTGTGCAATCATAGCCAGGGAAACTCAAGGCAAGCTGATCCTGTGCTTCTTTCAGCAAAGTACCATCTCAGAGGCCTTGGCATCTTGCAAGGGCCAGCTTGCTCCTTTCCAATAGCCACTCCAAATGCAAATTCAAGTTAATTTGGCTTGAATGTCTAGAAACTAGCATCCACAAAGTCCTATTTCTTTACATACAGCAAAAGGTATCATGATCTTGGATGTTTTATATGCACCTGCCAAGGCCGCTCACTTACTTGGAATGTAAAGATTATTTCTTGCTTCTGTGCAAGGGTCTGTTTGTAAAGGAAGATGGAAGAGCTGAGAGACAGGGTAATTTCTAAGCATATTTCAGGTCCTCATTGTTAGTACACAAAGCATTAGCCCCAAGATATCAAAGAAAACCTCAGATAAAAGCTTTGCCATAGTCCTATCTCAGCATGATTTTTACTGGCCTGGGGCATTATCTCAGTAGATGCCTTAGAGCCAAACAACAGGTTTCAGAATATCTGAAAGTCAGATACAGACTTTTGCCTTTGTCATttacttctgcagaaaacaagtaTAGCTTAAGAAAAGCATTACTCTAaggtgtgtggttttttcctgctACTTCAGAGGTCCTTGGACTCAAAGCTGCAAACCAACATGGTCCATTCTTCTGTTGAATCTTTCTTTAACCTCAGATTCATGCCTCCTCCCTATCCACACCCTTCTCTACCCATTCTGTCACCTGAACTTGCTGACTGACAAGTTCGGTCCATAGTAAGATGGCTGAGTTACTAATATACAGCTACTGAAGAGAGTACAAAACCACAAGTAATGAACAACGTATGATAAATAACCACTGTTTTAAAGAGACAGTTGCCACAAATCAGCAGCTAAGGAACAATGAAATACAGACAAACACTGCCTACCTGGCTATTTAAGTTGCATGAAACAACTACTACATAACTATAGAAGGGACAGTGATGAAAAGGCTAATAATTAGCTTTCACAGCTAGACCAGTCCTTAAACACTCACATTTTAAAGTGCCTATATATTGCtgataatacttttttttacatcttcttCCATTCTTTGACTTCCATATCCTTAGCTGAGTCTTTACAAAGtactgaaatataaattaatttagaatTATACTATACCTGTGGGGACAGAGCTGTAGTCCACCTTTCCTACTGACCTCTCTCATTATTGCTCATATTtgtatataagaaaaaaaacagcaaaaacttGTACTGACAAAGAGTAAACTTAACCCACACTCAGTAATACAGACATCCAAAAGTCCCCTTAAGAACTTTACAGTGAGCTACCTCATTTAGGAAGACCTCTAGAAAAATCAGACCAGGAGACCCTCACCCTGTGTGCCACTAGAACAGACTATCTTGTTGTAAAAgacaaatactttattttccGCTAGAGTAGTTATATGACACAAATTGCTTACACAAGCAGCAATAGCTGCCTAGGCCTACTACCATAACTGTATCACCCCAACTCCAGCAAAGTTGAAAATGGCTACTTTATAGTCTGTGAGCATCCTAATTATATGGGTGGTGGCATTTAACAAGGGGGGAGGAGTCTCCCATTTCTATTAGTGgatgggttttttgttgtttcactAGACCCTATTGTAGGACTTCTGTACATGGGAGCAGCTACAGTTTGGAAAAGTCAGTAAtgcaagaaagcagagcagtaCCTCCAGGAAGGATTGAGGTTTGTATACGGCTTTCCTTCGGCCTGACTTCTTCAAAGGGAGAAATCTGTAGAAGTTTGAAATAGGGTGTTGTTTAGAAAAGGCTCTAAGAAAACGTGATAAAAATCTGTAACTCAGAAACCACACTATGAAGAGCTTTCTCTTCCCATATTACTGTGGAAGGGACAAATAATAATGGTTTGCCTTTGCTTCGAAGGTGATGCAGATTGGCTATTTGGGCAGAGCTCCTAGCAGTAACTCAAGCCCTGAGAAAACTCTGTCATTTTAGAGAAGGCAGAATGTCCTCTGTTCCTGGAGACTGTTCACAGAGAGGGGTCCAGAGTGGTTTAAGCATAGGAGATCCTGCCCTGGGGGCAGAGAtgaactctgattttttttttttttttccttgatgaaaaaaatcatgttgtaACCTCAAGGTGAGAGGCTGTTGTGGCTAGCAGCAAGTACCACAGCACATGTATCACAGGACTAGAAATGATTTTGCAGACTCATTTTTGTCAGTGTCCCTCCATCCATGCTAGGAACTATGTTTAGATATTGCAGTAAAAGATACTTCTCCCGCTCCTGGACTGCTGATCTGCATGAAACAACACTGAGCACAGATTAGTCCTTAAATTCCTCCAGGGAATCTTCATCAGTCTTATAAAAGCAAGACAAATACGCAAAGGTATGTTGCGTGGAGCAATCTCAGACTGTCTCTGGGCTCTTGGTGACACTTATCCATCCCTAGTAGTTTTTTATACAACAGACTGTATAATGATATTGCACAGTCAATTCCCTTGCAAAGGATTTCCAAACCTTGCATGAAACCATGGCAGCGGTGTGGAAATCTACTGCAAAGGAATCAACTGTGCAATGAAAGCTGCATCACATGAAGCTGTATAGGATTTACCCAGCTGAGGAGGTGACCCAGTGGCAGAAGCACCAGGGCTGTGGCCAGAGGTTGCAGGACTGTGATTCTCCCAGCCAATGGGAGAAGGCACAGGATTCCTTGAGTCTCCTTTGCCCTTCTTTTGAGGCTGACACAACGATAATTTCCAGCGCCACTTTCCAAGGGAGCAGAGGGATTTGGCGGGAAGCCCGTTCCCCGGCGAGTGCCCTGTGAGCCCCCCTGCAAGGGCTGTGCCACTGGGCACGCAGGAGCACTGTGCCTCCACAGGGGCAGCCTGCTACTGGCAGGCCAGGAAGGAGCCACACCGGGAAGCTGAGGAATGTCTTATCATATTTCTCGTTTAGAAATGTAACTTTCTTTCAAGAGCGTTTCCTCAGCCCTACACAAGCTCTCCATACGATGTTACGAGCTGCTTTAAGGCAGTACTTCGGTGTGTGCAAGCCCACGCTCCTCGGGCTATGCAGGCAGGCCTCTCTGGAGCACACCCAAAACCACGTATGTGCTTGATAACCTCTACCACTTGTAAAGCAGCATGGAGGTTTCCTGAGGTGCTCTGTCCCACAGGATTGGGAATGTCGACGCTTTTACGGGCGGGCAGATGCTGGTACGGCAGCGGGGCCTGCCGTCTGACAGGaaccagctgctcctcagctgagGCGCGGCGGGCTGCGGCACGCATCCATCCTCAGCGCCCCGGCCCAGCCCGCCCCGCGGGACCCCCTGCTCCCGCCAGCGGCCCCGGGCAGAGGCGTTGCGCCGCGGCCGCCAGGCTGGCGCTAGAGCCGCAGCGTGGCCTCGGGCGCTCCGCCCGGAGCGGAGCGGCTGCTACTGCCCGTAGCCAAGATGGCGCCCACGGCCTCCCCGCCCCTCGGCAGCGGCCCGGGGCGTGTGCCGGAAtgcgggcggggcgggcgaTGTGGCGAGGCCCGGCCCCCTCCGCTGCCTGGCTGCCGCGCGGCGTtggccggccgccccccgccgcggcccgggtACGTTCGGGGAGAGGCGGCGGTGGTGCGGGGGGGCCGAGGGCGCGGTAGGTGGCGGCGCGGGGCAGCTGCGTGGCccgggagcgggcggcggggcggcgcggggcttCTCCCGCGCCCTGCGGGGGACGGGACAGGCCGCGGCTGGCGCCTCTGCACGGGCAGCCACTAATCTGCGGGAGACGTCGCTGCCTGGGCCCGCCGGGGGCCGCCTGTGGAGTCGGGTAGCGGGGCAGTAGGGCGGTGGCGGCGGCTGTCGCTGTCGGGCGGGCGGCCGTGCCCCGGCGGGAGGGTGACCCGCCTTAccgccgcctccccgcgccCTCCGGGCTCCCGCTCccctcagcaccctgctgctTCCCGCCGCTGGCTCCTGCGGGAAGGGGAAAGCGCCGCGGAAACGAGAAGCCAGGCTCCTCCGCCTCGGGGGTAGTGGTGTCAGGGACGAAAGCGATGCCACCGGCTGCCGCCTAATTCCCCGGGTCGCGCCTGGCCTTTGCGTACggatttttccttcctccagccgGGGCCTGAAGGGTACGTTTTCACTTTCAGAGATTAAAACCGAAGCAGCGCTGGCGAGGGACGGACATGCTTGACACTTGCCTGCGGTTGCTTGTGCTGTGCTACGCTGTTTACCCGGAAAGGAGAGACTGAGACGCTGTTGTTTCCATCCTCGCCTTCTCGGGTTATGATATAACTGCAATAATAAAGCACAAACTGCGTAAGGAGCACCTGGCACCTGAGCATGGTAGGGTCTTGAACGAAAGTAGCTGGTGTCGACGAGAAGACGAAGGGAAGGAATGGCATCCCGGGAGAGGCTGTATGAGCTTTGGATGCTTTACTGCAGTAAGGTAAATATTTCGGGGTGGGAGGTATTTGTGTgtctttttgctcttttgtttgGAAGTCAGGTATTTAAAGTGTATCTTCAATATCTTTtaacgctttttttttttttcttagaagctGCATAGACTTGTCCAGCTTCTCTGAGGTTGTAATGCACTTAAACTACAACCTCATCTCTTGGTTTGATGTTCAGGTGGGCCTTTTTTGTGCGTGAGGTGTGAATTAATTGCACAGTGTTCATGGCTCAGTTTAAGCAGTTGTAGCGATATCTTCTAACTATTGTAATGATGTGAATGCACATGTTCACGTAATACTTTGTTTTGTAGGGTCGTGGCATTAGGTTATATTGTATTCATTTGATTCACTGCTGCCTAGCATTTAGGTTTATACTTACAGTTTTCTGTACAGCTccagttttaatttaaactatATTAGTGAAAGCCTTCCCAAAGAGCCAGATTATAAAGTTACTCCTGAGTCTTCCTTTGCTGGTTATCACCATAATGTCTAAGTGCTCCATTAATAATGATTAATTTCCTTCACCTGGCAGGACTTATTAAAATACTGTCCTGTCtccatttgcattttgcagggTAAAGCAATTCATATGTTTAAAGCACAGGTCCTAATTGGTGCCAGGTGTACTGAATATGTACACAAATAAGGTTGAAGATTATCTAAATAGATATCTGTAAAATAAGGACACAAAAAATAACCGTAAAGGCAGGGGAAAGGACTTCTTACTGTCATATAGGAATGCAGTGGCAGGGATAGCTTTTGGTGGTGTtattctttgcatttgttttgccttttctttttgcagtgtcATGCTTCATATGTATCACAGTTTCTTCAACTTCTAAAACCAGTAGAATAAACATTCTCTTGTTCTGCCCAGTTCATTTCTAGATAAGGCCCATCTGGGGAGTATAGAATGTGAGATTTTAAGTACAGACCACTTTAACAATGCAAGTGCACAAAGCAGTGGATGAAGGTTGCACAAAGCAGTCTTAATTGtactttctcttaatttttgtttatgtgAGTTTGTAACCCTAATGCTCTATatgtagttaaaaataaaacgAGTGCAAACATAACAGCATGGTATGACTTCTTATGGCTACCTGTGTGGGTGATCTGTTGGGTTGAAACATATTTACATAGAGCTTTGCCTTTTAAACTAATGTAGTAATGCCAATGGTAGTAGGAAATGGACTAGCACTGGAGGAGATGGATGTTTTGCCAGTGAGTTCATCGGTGTGAGAAGAACAAAGGCACTTGGAACAGACTCCAAGAATCTAGGCTTTCCTCAGCTTTGGGAGACAGGGCTGCAGAGATGAGCCAAGCTCTCAATTTCTTTGCCCAGCCGTTCTTTGGCTCTTTCTTCCCTAGTTTTTTATAAAACTCTCTTGTCTGTCTTACACTTTCTCCCCCTTTGCTGGAACCTTTCATTCAGATCGTATGCTTTTCATCTCCATGTTGTCCACATGCTAGCAGGAAG
It includes:
- the LOC119152394 gene encoding LOW QUALITY PROTEIN: gamma-crystallin B-like (The sequence of the model RefSeq protein was modified relative to this genomic sequence to represent the inferred CDS: substituted 1 base at 1 genomic stop codon), with the protein product MAKAKQSQLSLSSVTEVTFVLLQITFFDNRVFEGCSCEAITDQPDLRAYLNCCNSLKVETGCWMVYEYPNDIGYQYLLRKGEYPDSQHWTGFSDSIRSCCIITAVDFHYRDIQSCNTLEESWVFYEQLHFXGPQYLLRPGEYR